From the Glandiceps talaboti chromosome 12, keGlaTala1.1, whole genome shotgun sequence genome, one window contains:
- the LOC144443619 gene encoding stimulated by retinoic acid gene 6 protein-like produces the protein MSSINTITHNNYCDNITKTILDVLPDDYKTLSLEELEKYCLNNYDLPVDTQNYLTRCWQYIDENVLGKDLTILADYVSPPTVNSTDDVLDPCEDPTLNLTTWMTGSIGLTTVILIILTFLQTSVTRYYCKCCNTLGSKSKLCSKCCPMKGGLAYPVNLLDEYTERAAFAAAFGISITSIMDLFTGNYYVEFDLKDVPGWAAGAVETCTQLVNVSLVCFIYSPYFSCLSTPKRLVGNVLGLLYCSYWTTYHTYTYIDCPKQDGLEGVQTFLFGLPQLVCFYMIGIIYLSGIIKYIQRRRKQSKIENGVEVKKTAKSDSWVLQKTDHDSIYVKRLLSKPEPVVEATTWKAKFRNLFYKSIPGFKYSRRLICTMVVACFLMYEIDIVYRVSLDIIFLNLTRIFRDGGEAEEFFDVINETDTFYYAQRFVYTAAATFDASSLVALIIQYFFIFHMIYTYRTTMLRLYRGDRSFWPKGVVIGPSLLIKSFSWSGYQLAYIIWGYFLTQLVLWVVLFLIVHGLIFSIIDDRVESSIAWLIINEYWFTIVVSIVLYVVQILMAKYVFLQDKGETLALNNRRFYHNSVYTMFFFNIIIGVWSCLLRVCYSVFFGLLYLGRTDKCVLIQGWESFDAGYKSYLGFMQVEEQHTHPALVVFCDILLTKQRNQKKSKKIEDETVAMSVVSSSSSDPTNEKVAIVVEKDSELETVKSDYGTDILTGSVVTGMSDNSVDGMDVNGSIVTVKSDVNADETKSNFSISSDESTIETENTVTVRCNDGIVENESKVPIPSDDETAAPTSTMKAGGDDTVEIVRHSRYRTKWFVVYTLINNPSLFILRKKGLPTETKDQARRRQFLNLMTDAADSIATTALAIAAE, from the exons atgtcatcaataaatacaataacacatAACAATTACTGTGACAACATCACCAAGACCATTCTAGATGTATTGCCGGATGATTATAAAACATTGTCACTGGAGGAGCTTGAGAAATATTGTCTAAATAATTATGATTTACCTGTGGATACACAGAATTATTTGACCAGATGCTGGCAATACATCGACGAAAATGTCCTAGGTAAAGACTTGACAATCCTAGCAGACTACGTATCGCCACC GACTGTTAACTCTACCGACGATGTATTGGATCCATGTGAAGACCCGACGTTAAATCTTACCACATGGATGACAGGGAGTATAGGGTTAACA ACAGTTATCCTGATAATTTTAACTTTTCTACAAACATCAGTAACGAGGTACTACTGCAAATGTTGTAACACACTGGGTTCCAAGTCAAAACTGTGTAGTAAATGTTGTCCAATGAAAGGGGGATTGGCTTA TCCGGTGAATTTACTGGACGAGTACACTGAACGTGCAGCATTTGCTGCTGCCTTTGGAATTTCAATAACATCTATAATGGATTTATTTACTGGCAATTACTATGTAGAGTTTGACTTGAAAGACGTACCTGGATGGGCAGCAG GAGCTGTTGAAACGTGTACACAACTTGTAAATGTAtcacttgtatgttttatatactCACCTTACTTTTCGTGTTTGTCTACGCCAAAACGACTAGTTGGTAATGTGTTGGGATTATTATACTGTAGTTATTG GACAACGTAtcacacatacacttacatagACTGTCCAAAACAGGATGGG CTGGAAGGTGTACAGACATTTCTGTTCGGTTTACCGCAATTGGTATGTTTTTATATGATTGGCATCATCTATCTATCAGGCATCATAAAGTATATTCAACGTCGAAGAAAACAG AGTAAAATAGAGAACGGGGTAGAAGTCAAGAAAACAGCGAAATCGGACTCCTGGGTTTTACAGAAGACTGATCATGATAGTATATATGTGAAAAGACTCCTTTCGAAACCAGAACCGGt AGTGGAAGCAACAACATGGAAAGCGAAATTCAGGAATCTTTTCTACAAAAGTATACCTG GATTCAAGTATTCAAGGAGATTGATTTGTACGATGGTCGTGGCCTGTTTTCTTATGTATGAG ATAGACATCGTTTATCGAGTATCACTGGATATCATCTTTTTAAATCTAACTCGTATATTCAGAGATGGTGGTGAGGCTGAAGAATTCTTTGACGTCATCAATGAGACGGACACCTTTTACTACGCACAGCGATTTGTGTACACTGCAGCAG CTACATTCGACGCATCTTCACTGGTGGCACTCATAATTcagtattttttcattttccacATGATTTACACGTACAG AACAACCATGCTCCGCCTTTATCGTGGTGATCGATCTTTCTGGCCAAAAGGAGTAGTGATAGGACCATCGTTATTG ATTAAAAGTTTTTCATGGTCTGGGTACCAGTTAGCTTACATTATTTGGG GTTACTTCTTGACACAGCTAGTCCTGTGGGTTGTATTGTTTCTCATTGTGCATGGATTAATCTTCTCGATTATCGATGATAGAGTGGAAAGTTCCATCGCGTGGCTTATTATAAATGAATATTG GTTCACAATTGTGGTATCTATTGTATTGTACGTTGTACAGATATTAATGGCGAAGTACGTCTTTCTTCAGGATAAAGGTGAAACACTCGCCCTAAACAACAG ACGATTCTACCATAACTCGGTTTACACGATGTTTTTCTTCAATATCATCATTGGAGTATGGTCATGTCTACTTCGAGTCTGTTATTCTGTCTTCTTTGGCCTTCTCTATCTCGGTAGGACTGACAAATGTGTTCTTATTCAAGGATGGGAAAGCTTCGATGCAG GTTACAAATCATACCTTGGTTTCATGCAAGTAGAAGAACAACATACCCATCCTGCTTTGGTTGTATTTTGCGATATTTTGTTGACGAAACAGCGGAATCAAAAGAAGTCGAAGAAAATTGAAGACGAAACAGTGGCCATGTCTGTTgtatcgtcatcatcatcagatcCGACCAATGAAAAAGTCGCGATTGTCGTAGAAAAGG ATTCAGAATTAGAAACAGTGAAATCGGATTATGGTACGGATATACTAACAGGGAGTGTAGTCACTGGAATGTCTGACAACAGTGTGGATGGTATGGATGTAAATGGGAGTATAGTCACTGTAAAGTCTGACGTTAATGCGGATGAAACTAAAAGTAACTTCTCAATAAGTTCTGATGAGAGCACTATTGAAACTGAAAATACAGTCACTGTAAGATGTAATGACGGCATAGTTGAAAATGAGAGTAAAGTCCCGATACCTTCTGATGATGAAACAGCTGCACCAACAAGTACAATGAAGGCTGGTGGTGACGATACCGTTGAAATTGTGAGACACTCACGATATCGAACAAAATGGTTTGTGGTGTATACCCTCATCAATAACCCCTCACTTTTCATTCTACGTAAGAAGGGTTTGCCAACAGAAACAAAGGACCAAGCGAGAAGAAGACAATTT